One Phaseolus vulgaris cultivar G19833 chromosome 11, P. vulgaris v2.0, whole genome shotgun sequence genomic window carries:
- the LOC137825602 gene encoding LOW QUALITY PROTEIN: pentatricopeptide repeat-containing protein At2g21090-like (The sequence of the model RefSeq protein was modified relative to this genomic sequence to represent the inferred CDS: inserted 1 base in 1 codon; substituted 1 base at 1 genomic stop codon): MPMPSPSFPTRKSPRNLCIVKPLFSKSSLSDAVSSLDLLRLKGIRLPSHIFATLLRRCSKTRSFREGKLIHLHLKLTGFKRPPALLANHLISMYFSCGDFVQARQVFDKMDDRNLYTWNNMLSGYAKLGMMKQARSFFYRMPHKDYVSWNSMVAGYAHHGTFDEALRFYRQFRRLSVGYNEFSFASVLIVSVKLKEFELCRQIHGQVLAVGFLSNVVISSLIIDAYAKCGKMEDARRLFDYMAVRDVRAWTTLVSAYAACGDMESGAELFSQMPKSQSCSWTSLIRGYSRNGMGHEALGVFREMIKHQVRPDQFTFSTCLLACATIASLKHGKQIHAFLVRNSIKPNTVVTSAIVDMYLKCGRLETARRVFNFTGNKQDVVLWNTILSALAHYGYGIEAIMMLYNMLKSGVKPNGTTFVSILNACSHSGLVQEGLQLFKSMTSEHGVVPDQEHYACLTNLLGEAGCSNESVKDLQMMDSKPGDHIVCRLRGNIDHGREVAVLLIKLQPQSSAAYELLSSIYAALGKWELVGKIRHILYARQGGNEQAITXIDIEKXLHFTVLDVSHPLKESMCSPLWHLIKYQHGRPCPSA, translated from the exons ATGCCAATGCCATCTCCCTCGTTCCCAACCCGCAAATCCCCCCGCAACCTCTGCATCGTCAAACCCCTTTTCTCCAAATCTTCCCTCTCCGACGCCGTTTCTTCTCTCGACCTATTGCGCCTCAAGGGCATCCGCTTACCATCTCACATTTTCGCCACCCTATTGCGCCGCTGCTCCAAAACCAGGTCTTTCCGAGAGGGCAAGTTGATTCACctccacttgaagctcaccggTTTCAAACGCCCCCCAGCGCTTCTAGCCAACCACTTGATCTCTATGTACTTCAGCTGCGGCGATTTCGTTCAGGCACGCCAGGTGTTCGACAAAATGGACGATAGAAATTTGTACACTTGGAACAATATGCTTTCTGGGTATGCTAAATTGGGAATGATGAAGCAGGCTAGGAGCTTCTTCTACCGAATGCCTCACAAGGATTATGTATCTTGGAATTCAATGGTGGCTGGGTATGCGCACCATGGCACATTTGACGAGGCTTTGAGATTTTATCGACAGTTTAGGAGATTGTCTGTGGGGTATAACGAGTTTAGTTTTGCCAGTGTCTTGATTGTTTCTGTAAAATTGAAGGAATTTGAACTTTGTAGGCAGATCCATGGGCAGGTTTTGGCTGTTGGGTTTTTGTCCAATGTGGTTATATCCAGCTTAATTATTGATGCTTATGCAAAGTGTGGAAAGATGGAAGATGCTAGGAGATTATTTGATTACATGGCTGTGAGGGATGTTCGTGCGTGGACAACACTAGTTTCGGCTTATGCCGCTTGCGGCGACATGGAATCAGGCGCTGAGTTGTTTAGTCAGATGCCTAAAAGCCAATCCTGTTCGTGGACATCTTTGATTAGAGGTTACTCTAGAAATGGCATGGGACATGAAGCACTTGGAGTGTTTAGAGAGATGATCAAGCATCAAGTTAGACCTGATCAATTTACGTTCAGTACTTGTCTATTAGCTTGTGCCACTATTGCTTCATTGAAGCATGGTAAACAAATACATGCGTTTTTGGTGCGAAATAGCATCAAACCTAATACTGTTGTAACTAGTGCTATTGTTGACATGTATTTGAAATGTGGAAGGTTGGAAACTGCCAGGCGAGTCTTTAATTTCACTGGAAATAAGCAGGATGTAGTGCTGTGGAACACGATTTTATCAGCACTGGCTCACTATGGCTATGGCATAGAAGCAATTATGATGCTATATAACATGCTAAAATCAGGAGTGAAGCCAAATGGGACCACTTTTGTCAGCATTTTAAATGCTTGTAGTCATTCAGGTCTTGTACAGGAAGGGCTTCAGTTATTCAAGTCCATGACTAGTGAGCATGGTGTCGTCCCTGACCAAGAACACTACGCATGCTTAACTAATCTTTTGGGTGAAGCTGGATGTTCTAATGAATCGGTGAAGGATCTGCAGATGATGGATTCTAAGCCAGGTGACCATATTGTATGTAGATTGCGTGGGAATATAGATCATGGGAGAGAAGTTGCTGTACTCCTTATCAAATTGCAGCCACAATCCTCTGCTGCCTACGAATTACTTTCAAGTATTTATGCTGCACTTGGGAAATGGGAATTGGTTGGGAAAATAAGACATATTTTGTATGCGAGACAGGGAGGAAACGAGCAGGCCATTACTTGAATCGACATTGAAA TGCTGCACTTCACTGTATTAGATGTGTCACACCCTCTGAAGGAATCAATGTGCTCACCTTTGTGGCACTTAATTAAATATCAGCATGGAAGACCATGTCCCAGTGCCTAA
- the LOC137821515 gene encoding probable magnesium transporter NIPA6, translating into MTEMGVSDNCKGLVLAMSSSAFIGSSFILKKKGLKRAAARGTRAGVGGYTYLLEPLWWAGMVTMIIGEIANFVAYIYAPAVLVTPLGALSIIVSAVLSHFLLKERLPKMGVLGCVSCIVGSIVIVIHAPLEQTPSSVQEIWDLATQPAFLIYVMATVSGVLVLIIHFEPRYGQNNMLVYLGICSLVGSLTVVSIKAIGIAIKLTLDGISQIAYPQTWFFLSVATICVITQLNYLNRALDTFNATIVSPVYYVMFTTLTIIASAIMFKDWSGQDISSITSEICGFITVLSGTIILHMTREQEESNMQKPSRWFISEDSMKDVEDEHLILIHESDYLDR; encoded by the exons ATGACAGAGATGGGGGTTTCGGATAACTGCAAGGGGTTAGTACTGGCGATGAGTTCCAGTGCATTCATCGGTTCAAGCTTCATCTTGAAGAAGAAGGGTCTTAAGCGTGCTGCTGCACGCGGTACTCGTGCAG GAGTTGGCGGTTATACTTATCTGCTAGAGCCGCTTTGGTGGGCTGGCATGGTAACGA TGATTATTGGGGAGATTGCAAATTTTGTGGCCTATATCTATGCTCCGGCAGTTCTGGTTACTCCCCTTGGTGCACTTAGTATTATAGTTAG CGCTGTTTTGTCCCACTTCTTGTTGAAGGAGCGGCTTCCTAAGATGGGGGTGTTGGGATGTGTATCCTGCATTGTGGGTTCAATTGTTATTGTCATCCATGCGCCACTGGAGCAGACTCCAAGTTCTGTCCAAGAAATATGGGATCTGGCCACTCAACCAG CATTTCTGATTTACGTGATGGCAACAGTTTCAGGAGTTTTGGTCTTGATCATACACTTTGAACCTCGCTATGGACAGAATAATATGCTGGTTTACTTAGGAATTTGTTCATTAGTTGGCTCACTTACG GTTGTGAGCATAAAAGCCATTGGAATAGCAATAAAGCTTACACTTGATGGAATAAGTCAAATAGCTTATCCTCAGACTTGGTTTTTTCTTAGTGTGGCAACAATCTGTGTTATTACACAGTTGAATTACCTTAATAGG GCTCTGGATACATTCAATGCTACAATTGTTTCTCCTGTATATTATGTAATGTTCACAACTCTTACAATAATTGCCAGTGCAATAATGTTTAAG GATTGGTCTGGTCAGGATATTAGCAGCATAACCTCTGAGATATGCGGATTCATCACCGTTCTTTCAGGAACAATCATATTGCACATGACTAGAGAACAGGAAGAATCTAATATGCAAA AGCCCTCAAGATGGTTCATTAGTGAGGATTCGATGAAGGATGTGGAGGATGAACACCTCATCCTTATACACGAGTCAGACTATCTTGACCGTTGA
- the LOC137818947 gene encoding translocase of chloroplast 120, chloroplastic-like — protein MDYEAGGFGANGEGESKRVGEGVSEESVVGSDSLKSLDVEGDFQEAMEPREQAHDQGSELLSEEAVVDKQDDANTAGALTSALVDEKGPDVVQEHDSSEEADSENGKLGETDAIAYQDLERDGPGTHSVHLDGVASGVSGDGGFCDGSNGVVDDNLERSDGGGGKEDSGLNSDVEVVVKENGVVEDENSGLMSEKAEEVDDSEFMTPRQNGVRTLDDVSTDKEDDVDGVATEVIIKSESSEVIPAEGTDAGDLKECDADPELGDDNIEVNLNASADSSGEIQDDTCEEVHGNSAHITLEQQDEVTRDVKDVTLGTDISHEDIIGEEMSTPGIQNAEVTSYENGDGEHENSSFLDNPSTKETLPIQEASAADPKEGSNKDDQSQISDENQRDDDNSFVVEEPERTQEKIIQETETTQETGEQPVQPSADISSSTENSSAAGPRPLLPSSENSTGAGPRPVFPSSENSAGPRPVLPSSENSAVAGPRPVLPSFKNSAAAGPRPILPSSENSAAAGPTPVLPAGLGRAAPLLEPASRLVQQPRANGTVSNTQSQQMEDSSSGEAEEYDETREKLQMIRVKFLRLAHRLGQTPHNVVVAQVLYRLGLAEQLRGRNGGRVGAFSFDRASAMAEQLEAAGQEPLDFSCTIMVLGKTGVGKSATINSIFDEVKFNTSAFNMGTKKVQDVVGTVQGIKVRVIDTPGLLPSWSDQRSNEKILLSVKNFIKKTPPDIVLYLDRLDMQSRDFSDMPLLRTITEIFGPSIWFNAIVVLTHAASAPPEGPNGTASSYDMFVTQRSHVVQQAIRQAAGDMRLMNPVSLVENHSACRINRAGQRVLPNGQVWKPHLLLLSFASKILAEANALLKLQDSPPGKPYIARRAPPLPFLLSTLLQSRPQLKLPQEQFGDEDSLDDDLDEASESDDENEHDDLPPFKPLTKAQVEKLSKAHKKAYFDELEYREKLLMKKQLKEEKKRRKFMKKMAEAAKDLPSDYSENVEEEGGGAASVPVPMPDLALPASFDSDNPTHRYRYLDSSNQWLVRPVLETHGWDHDVGYEGLNVERLFVVKDRVPLSFTGQVTKDKKDANVQMEIAGSVKHGEGKATSLGFDMQTVGKDLAYTLRSETRFTNFRRNKATAGLSFTLLGDALSGGVKIEDKLVASKRFRVVISGGAMAGRNDIAYGGSLEAQLRDKDYPLGRFLSTLGLSVMDWHGDLAVGCNVQSQIPVGRHTNLVARANLNNRGAGQISIRLNSSEQLQIALVALIPLVKKLVGYPPQLQYGQY, from the coding sequence ATGGATTATGAGGCTGGTGGTTTTGGTGCCAATGGCGAGGGAGAGAGCAAGAGAGTTGGTGAGGGGGTTTCTGAGGAGAGTGTGGTGGGGTCTGATAGTTTGAAGAGTTTAGATGTAGAGGGGGATTTTCAGGAGGCAATGGAGCCACGGGAGCAGGCTCATGATCAAGGATCCGAACTCCTTTCGGAGGAGGCTGTGGTTGATAAACAGGATGATGCCAACACTGCTGGTGCATTGACTTCGGCTTTGGTGGATGAAAAAGGTCCAGATGTCGTTCAGGAGCATGATTCCTCTGAGGAGGCTGATTCTGAGAATGGGAAGCTGGGGGAAACCGATGCAATTGCTTATCAGGATTTGGAAAGGGATGGGCCGGGAACTCATAGTGTTCATCTGGATGGTGTTGCTTCTGGAGTGTCTGGGGATGGAGGTTTTTGTGATGGTTCTAATGGTGTGGTGGATGATAATTTGGAGCGCAGTGATGGGGGTGGTGGGAAGGAAGATTCTGGGTTAAATTCTGATGTAGAGGTGGTAGTTAAGGAGAATGGTGTTGTGGAGGATGAAAACTCTGGTTTGATGAGTGAGAAAGCTGAAGAAGTTGATGATTCTGAATTCATGACTCCTAGACAAAATGGTGTTAGAACATTGGATGATGTAAGCACAGACAAGGAGGACGATGTTGACGGTGTCGCCACTGAGGTTATTATCAAATCTGAATCCAGTGAGGTGATTCCAGCTGAAGGTACTGATGCTGGGGATTTGAAGGAGTGCGACGCAGATCCTGAACTTGGAGATGACAATATAGAGGTAAACTTAAATGCTTCAGCCGATTCCTCTGGTGAGATTCAAGATGATACATGTGAAGAAGTACATGGCAATTCAGCTCACATTACTTTAGAACAACAGGATGAAGTAACTAGGGATGTGAAGGATGTTACTCTGGGCACTGATATAAGCCATGAGGATATAATTGGTGAAGAAATGAGTACCCCTGGCATTCAGAATGCTGAAGTAACTAGTTATGAAAATGGTGATGGCGAACATGAAAACTCATCCTTTTTGGATAATCCCTCAACTAAGGAGACATTGCCTATTCAGGAGGCTAGTGCAGCTGATCCAAAGGAAGGAAGTAATAAGGATGATCAATCTCAGATTTCAGATGAAAATCAGAGAGATGATGACAACTCTTTTGTGGTTGAAGAGCCTGAAAGGACACAAGAAAAGATTATTCAAGAGACAGAAACCACACAAGAGACTGGAGAGCAACCTGTTCAACCTTCAGCAGATATTTCTTCTTCAACTGAAAATTCTTCTGCTGCTGGGCCTCGACCTCTTCTTCCTTCATCGGAAAATTCAACTGGTGCTGGGCCTCGACCTGTTTTTCCTTCATCTGAAAATTCTGCTGGGCCTCGACCTGTTCTTCCTTCATCTGAAAATTCTGCTGTTGCTGGGCCTCGACCTGTTCTTCCTTCATTTAAAAATTCTGCTGCTGCAGGGCCTCGACCTATTCTTCCTTCATCTGAAAATTCTGCTGCTGCTGGGCCCACTCCTGTTCTTCCAGCCGGCCTTGGTCGTGCAGCCCCATTGCTGGAACCTGCCTCTCGGCTCGTGCAGCAGCCTCGTGCTAATGGTACTGTGTCTAACACTCAGTCCCAGCAAATGGAAGACTCCTCGAGTGGGGAGGctgaggagtatgatgagacgCGTGAGAAACTTCAGATGATCAGGGTGAAGTTTTTACGGTTGGCTCACAGGCTTGGGCAAACTCCCCATAATGTTGTTGTAGCTCAAGTTTTATATAGATTAGGACTAGCTGAGCAACTAAGAGGAAGGAATGGGGGCCGTGTTGGTGCTTTTAGCTTTGACCGTGCAAGTGCAATGGCTGAGCAGCTTGAAGCTGCAGGTCAGGAGCCACTTGATTTCTCTTGTACAATAATGGTCCTTGGAAAGACTGGAGTTGGTAAAAGTGCTACCATCAATTCTATTTTTGATGAGGTTAAGTTTAATACTAGTGCTTTTAATATGGGAACCAAGAAGGTTCAGGATGTTGTGGGAACAGTGCAGGGTATTAAGGTACGGGTCATTGATACGCCAGGACTTCTACCTTCCTGGTCAGACCAGCGAAGCAATGAGAAGATCCTCCTCTCTGTGAAGAACTTCATTAAGAAAACTCCTCCTGATATTGTGTTATATCTTGATAGGTTAGATATGCAAAGCAGGGATTTTAGTGACATGCCACTCTTACGCACAATTACAGAAATTTTTGGGCCATCCATTTGGTTCAATGCTATTGTGGTTCTGACTCATGCAGCATCTGCTCCCCCTGAAGGCCCCAATGGCACTGCTTCCAGTTATGACATGTTTGTTACTCAGCGTTCTCATGTTGTGCAGCAAGCCATTCGCCAAGCAGCTGGTGACATGCGTCTCATGAATCCTGTATCCTTGGTAGAGAACCACTCTGCTTGCCGAATAAACAGGGCTGGCCAGAGAGTATTGCCAAATGGCCAGGTTTGGAAGCCTCATTTGTTACTTTTATCTTTTGCCTCTAAAATTCTGGCTGAAGCAAATGCTCTTCTAAAGTTACAAGATAGTCCACCTGGGAAGCCTTATATAGCTCGACGAGCACCTCCTTTACCTTTTCTTTTGTCAACCCTTCTTCAGTCAAGACCACAGTTAAAGTTGCCGCAGGAGCAGTTTGGTGATGAGGACAGTCTTGATGATGACCTTGATGAGGCATCGGAATCTGATGATGAGAATGAACATGATGACTTGCCGCCATTTAAACCTTTAACAAAGGCCCAGGTGGAAAAGCTGTCTAAAGCTCATAAGAAAGCATATTTTGACGAGTTAGAGTATAGGGAAAAGCTTTTGATGAAGAAAcaattgaaagaagaaaaaaagcgACGGAAATTCATGAAGAAAATGGCAGAAGCAGCTAAAGATCTACCTAGTGATTACAGTGAAAATGTGGAAGAAGAAGGTGGTGGTGCAGCTTCTGTTCCTGTTCCGATGCCAGATTTGGCCCTGCCTGCATCTTTTGATTCTGATAACCCCACTCACCGATATCGTTATCTTGATTCATCAAACCAGTGGCTTGTTAGACCTGTTCTAGAAACTCATGGATGGGATCATGATGTGGGTTATGAAGGTCTGAATGTTGAAAGATTGTTCGTTGTCAAGGACAGGGTACCTTTGTCTTTCACGGGTCAGGTTACTAAAGATAAAAAGGATGCTAATGTTCAGATGGAAATAGCCGGCTCAGTTAAGCATGGGGAAGGGAAAGCAACTTCATTAGGTTTCGATATGCAGACTGTGGGGAAGGACTTGGCTTATACATTACGCAGTGAGACAAGATTTACTAATTTTAGAAGAAATAAGGCAACCGCTGGTCTCTCATTCACTTTACTTGGTGATGCCTTATCAGGTGGAGTTAAGATTGAAGACAAATTGGTTGCTAGTAAGCGATTCAGGGTGGTTATCAGTGGTGGTGCAATGGCAGGGCGCAATGACATTGCTTATGGTGGCAGTTTGGAGGCTCAGTTGAGAGATAAGGATTACCCTTTAGGTCGTTTCTTATCCACTCTCGGGCTCTCTGTTATGGATTGGCATGGAGATCTTGCTGTTGGGTGCAATGTGCAATCTCAAATCCCAGTTGGACGACATACAAACCTGGTTGCCCGGGCCAATTTGAACAATCGAGGGGCAGGACAAATAAGTATTCGATTAAACAGTTCAGAACAGCTTCAAATTGCGTTGGTTGCTCTCATCCCTCTCGTAAAGAAGCTAGTTGGTTATCCTCCACAATTGCAGTATGGACAATATTAA
- the LOC137825186 gene encoding endo-1,4-beta-xylanase 5-like encodes MHQMKQVPRILQVGTKTMSLILLLCLILLRGFEVDALEYDYSASIECLTHPLKPQYKGGIIKNPELNNGVEGWTSFGDAKIEHRESSGNKYVVAHSRKKAYDSVSQNIQIEKDKHYTLSAWIQVSKGNVLVTAFVKTRTGSKFGGAIFAETNCWSMLKGGFTAEESGPAELYFEGNDTSVDIWIDSVSLQPFTEKEWSSHQDQSIEKIRKRKVLIQALNEEGKPLANANVSFALKKLGFPFGSSMNKYILNNKLYQNWFTSRFTVTTFENEMKWYSTEAVKGKVDYTTADAMLQFAKQHNIEVRGHNVFWDDPHYQPSWVPSLSPTQLSSAVEERVKSVVSKYKGKLISWDVVNENMHFSFYESKLGKTFSGKIFNEVHKIDGQTTLFLNDYNTIEEISDGESSPARYLQKIKQIQSYAGNRGIPMGIGLESHFSHAINFPYMRSSLDYLGATRLPIWITELDVASQPRQLQYFELALKEAHSHPMVRGIVMWTAWSPQGCYKLCLVDNNFKNLPAGNVVDKFISQWKSNKLSGVTDKNGFLEITLFHGDYEMEILHPNQKNNTFTQILKVTPSDKSNQTQPLVKLQIK; translated from the exons ATGCATCAAATGAAACAGGTTCCAAGAATTTTGCAGGTTGGAACCAAAACTATGAGTCTCATTCTTCTGCTGTGTCTCATCCTTTTGAGAG GTTTTGAAGTTGATGCATTAGAATACGATTATTCTGCAAGTATTGag TGTCTTACACATCCATTAAAGCCTCAATATAAAGGAGGAATCATTAAAAACCCAGAACTAAATAATGGAGTTGAAGGATGGACTTCATTTGGGGATGCAAAAATAGAACATAGAGAATCATCAGGCAACAAATATGTGGTGGCACATAGCAGAAAAAAAGCTTATGATAGTGTCTCTCAAAATATTCAAATAGAAAAGGACAAACATTATACTTTATCTG CTTGGATACAAGTGAGTAAGGGGAATGTCCTTGTAACTGCATTTGTGAAAACAAGAACAGGATCAAAATTTGGTGGTGCCATTTTTGCTGAGACTAATTGCTGGTCTATGCTCAAGGGTGGTTTCACAGCTGAAGAATCAGGACCAGCAGAGCTCTATTTTGAG GGAAACGATACTTCCGTCGATATATGGATAGACAGCGTTTCCTTACAACCATTTACAGAGAAAGAATGGAGTTCTCATCAAGATCAAAGCATTGAGAAG ATTCGCAAGAGGAAGGTATTGATCCAAGCACTGAATGAAGAAGGAAAACCTTTAGCAAATGCAAATGTATCTTTTGCATTGAAGAAGTTAGGTTTTCCTTTTGGGAGTTCCATGAACAAATACATCCTAAACAACAAATTATACCAAAATTGGTTCACCTCTAGATTCACAGTGACCACGTTTGAGAATGAAATGAAGTGGTACAGCACTGAAGCTGTGAAAGGTAAGGTAGACTACACAACTGCAGATGCTATGTTGCAGTTTGCTAAGCAGCACAACATAGAAGTTCGAGGCCATAACGTGTTTTGGGATGATCCTCATTACCAACCTAGTTGGGTTCCTTCACTATCCCCAACCCAACTTTCCTCTGCAGTGGAAGAAAGGGTCAAATCTGTTGTGTCAAAATACAAGGGCAAGCTTATTTCATGGGATGTTGTCAATGAGAATATGCACTTTTCATTCTACGAAAGCAAACTTGGAAAAACCTTTTCAGGCAAAATCTTCAATGAGGTTCACAAAATTGATGGACAAACCACTTTGTTCCTGAATGACTATAACACCATTGAGGAAATTAGTGATGGTGAATCAAGCCCAGCAAGGTACTTGCAGAAGATTAAACAAATTCAGAGTTATGCTGGGAATAGAGGAATCCCAATGGGAATTGGGCTTGAGTCCCACTTTTCTCATGCTATTAATTTTCCCTACATGAGATCATCTTTGGATTATCTTGGTGCCACTCGTTTGCCCATTTGGATTACAGAATTAGATGTTGCAAGTCAACCTAGGCAG TTACAATACTTTGAACTTGCTCTTAAAGAGGCACACAGTCACCCTATGGTGAGAGGCATTGTGATGTGGACAGCATGGTCACCACAGGGTTGCTACAAGCTTTGCTTAGTTGATAACAATTTCAAGAACTTGCCTGCAGGGAACGTTGTGGACAAATTCATTTCTCAGTGGAAATCAAACAAATTATCAGGAGTTACAGATAAAAATGGATTCCTTGAGATCACTCTTTTTCATGGTGATTATGAAATGGAGATTCTTCATCCTAATCAAAAGAACAACACTTTTACACAGATCCTAAAAGTAACTCCCTCAGATAAATCCAATCAAACACAACCACTTGTAAAACTTCAAATAAAGTAA
- the LOC137818938 gene encoding eukaryotic translation initiation factor 4B3, translating into MAATVSAWSKPGAWAIDSEEHEAELLQQSTIHDTKPLADFPSLAVAAATKPKKKKAQTISLAEFTAKPDTSFADQDPVVLPTGPRQRTAEELDRTRLGGGFRSYGDRPNRNSSGDDSSNSRWGSSRVSDEPRRNGSFGARDSNRELAPSRADETDNWAAAKKPSGGFERKERDRGGFFDSQSRADESESWVSNKSSGPSERRFGSNGGGFERERRVVGFGSSGGADSEDWNKKKGESNVGTETVSVGVGVGGGRPRLVLQPRSLSVSNEGPDGNVGKPKGVNPFGEARPREQVLAEKGQDWKKIDEQLDSMKIKETAGGDSFGKRSFGSSNGGGRPALPESRTERSWRKPQSDDESPKSAEKVEDEHVEEN; encoded by the exons ATGGCGGCTACAGTGTCTGCGTGGTCAAAGCCCGGCGCGTGGGCCATCGATTCAGAGGAGCACGAGGCAGAACTCCTTCAACAGAGTACCATCCACGACACCAAACCTCTCGCCGACTTTCCCTCCCTCGCCGTCGCCGCCGCCACCAAGCCCAAGAAGAAGAAGGCGCAGACCATCTCCCTCGCTGAGTTCACTGCCAAGCCCGACACCTCCTTCGCCGACCAAGATCCCGTCGTCCTCCCGACCGGCCCGCGCCAGCGCACGGCGGAGGAGCTCGACCGCACCCGTCTAGGCGGCGGGTTCCGCTCCTACGGCGACCGCCCCAACAGGAATTCCTCGGGAGACGACTCGTCGAATTCGCGTTGGGGTTCATCTAGGGTTTCTGACGAGCCGAGGCGGAACGGTTCATTTGGGGCTAGGGATTCGAATCGCGAGCTTGCCCCTTCTCGCGCTGACGAGACTGATAATTGGGCGGCGGCGAAGAAACCTTCGGGAGGGTTTGAGAGGAAGGAGAGGGACAGAGGAGGGTTCTTCGATTCGCAGTCGCGCGCTGACGAATCGGAGAGCTGGGTTTCCAATAAGTCGTCTGGGCCGTCGGAGCGGCGATTCGGCTCCAACGGTGGAGGGTTTGAGAGAGAGAGGAGGGTTGTTGGGTTTGGCTCCAGCGGCGGCGCTGATTCCGAGGACTGGAACAAGAAGAAGGGCGAGTCCAACGTTGGTACTGAGACTGTGAGTGTTGGTGTGGGTGTTGGTGGAGGGAGACCTAGGCTTGTTTTGCAACCTCGGTCTCTGTCGGTGAGCAATGAAGGCCCGGATGGGAATGTGGGGAAGCCTAAAGGGGTTAATCCGTTCGGAGAAGCAAGGCCAAGGGAGCAGGTTTTGGCGGAGAAAGGGCAAGATTGGAAAAAGATTGATGAACAGCTTGATAGCATGAAGATTAAGGAGACAGCTGGAGGTGATTCCTTTGGGAAGAGGAGTTTTGGGTCTTCCAATGGAGGAGGACGACCTGCTTTGCCTGAAAGTCGCACTGAGAGGAGTTGGAGGAAGCCTCAATCTGATGATGAAAGTCCTAAAAG TGCTGAAAAAGTTGAAGATGAACACGTTGAAGAAAATTGA